The Neisseria subflava genomic interval ATTGGTTGAAAGGGGCGGAGGGTGTTGCTACACCATTGGAATCCGTAATAATTAGTTCACAGAAATACCAACGAGCAACAGTATGTGAACCACATAATTGCTCAGATAATATCATTTATTTTTTAATTAATTCTAGAAAGTTGGTGGGAATTCAGTTTAAACGAAATGATAATGGATATTTAAACGTGATACGTTATGGCTCGCGTAGCCGAATAGAAGAAAATTATTTAATAAATTGGTATAAACGAGATCAGCAAAAATAGGAAGCACTGTTGGAAAAAACTGTGAAACAACCTGTCTGAGACATCATGATTCAGACGACCTTCAAACCAAAAAACCAATGGAGAATCAAACAATGAGCAACAACATCCCAGCCGAACTGAAATACGTTGCCAGTCACGAATGGCTGCGCCTTGAAGAAGACGGTATCATCACCGTCGGCATTACCCACCACGCGCAAGAGTTGTTGGGCGACATCGTGTTCGTCGAGCTGCCCGAAGTCGGTGCGAACCTTGCC includes:
- a CDS encoding Ivy family c-type lysozyme inhibitor yields the protein MRKIKVITIAATFWVIVTGFAFAKEIYPFDLVKKQPYKAIWGQEVWREARDKNDDWLKGAEGVATPLESVIISSQKYQRATVCEPHNCSDNIIYFLINSRKLVGIQFKRNDNGYLNVIRYGSRSRIEENYLINWYKRDQQK